Part of the Vagococcus teuberi genome, AAACTGTATAAACACGCGATTAAAAGCATATTGTGTTTTTTTTAACAAAAATTGTATTTTTTTTCACTATAACACTTGCGTGAATCTGTTTTTGTGTTATACTGAACATGTAAAGAAATTAAAAATAAAACTTTGAAACAACTAACTTAAGGAGGTTCTCATATTATGGGATACTGGGACGGATTTAAAGGTAGTAAATGGCGCACAACTGTGGATGTTAGAGATTTTATTCAAGCAAACTACACAGAATACAAAGGTGACGACAGTTTCTTAGAGCCAGCTGCTGATAGCACAGAAAAATTATGGACAAAACTACAAGAATTATTTGAAGTGCAACACGAACAAAATGGTGTTTATGACATGGATAACAACATCCCTGCTACAGTAACATCACATGAACCTGGTTACTTAATTAAAGAAGAAGAAAAAATCGTTGGATTACAAACTGATGTTCCATTAAAACAAGCATTCATGCCATTTGGTGGTATTAACATGGCAAACAATGCTTTAGTATCAAATGGATACGAAGTTGACGACGAAATGACTAACATCTTCACTAACTGGAGAAAAACACATAACCAAGGTGTATTCGATGCTTACACTCCAGAAATGAGAGCCGCTCGTAAAAATAAGATTATTACAGGTCTTCCAGATGCTTATGGTCGTGGACGTATTATCGGTGACTACCGTCGTTTAGCATTATACGGAATTGACTTCTTAATTGCTGAAAAGAAAAAAGACTTATCTAACGTAGGGAACAAAGTGATGACAGATGATGTGATCCGTTTACGTGAAGAAGTGTCTGATCAAATTAAAGCATTAGTTGACATTAAAGAAATGGCGACTTACTACGGATTTGATATTTCTAAACCTGCTAAAAATGCTCAAGAAGCGATCCAATGGGTGTACTTCGGTTACTTAGCAGCCATTAAATCTCAAAATGGTGCCGCTATGTCAATCGGTCGTATATCTGCATTTTTAGATATCTATATCCAACGTGATTTAGAAAATGGCGTAATCAACGAAGCGGAAGCACAAGAATTAATTGACCACTTAATTATGAAATTACGTATGGTTAAATTCGCTCGTACGCCTGAATATAACCAATTATTCTCTGGATACCCAATTTGGGCAACCTTATCAATTGCTGGTATGGGAATTGACGGACGTTCATTAGTAACTAAAAATGATTTCCGTATCTTACATACATTAACAAACATGGGCCCATCTCCAGAACCAAACTTAACCGTATTGTATTCTTCTCATTTACCAGAAGGATTCAGAACTTATGCAGCTAAAATTGCGAAAGAAAGTTCTTCAATCCAATTTGAAAATGACGATTTATTACGTGCTAACTGGGGATCAGATGACTGTGCGATTGCTTGTTGTGTGTCTGCCACTGTTATGGGTAAAGACATGCAATTCTTCGGAGCTCGTGCTAACTTAGCTAAAGCAGTGTTATATGCAATTAACGGTGGGGTTGACGAAGTGACAAAAGCACAAGTTGCACCTCGTTTCCGTCCAATGACTGGTGATACATTAAACTATGATGACTTCATCACTCGTTACAAAGATATATTAGATTGGTTAGCAGAATTATATGTAAATACATTAAACGTTATCCATTACATGCATGATAAATATGCTTATGAAGCGCCACAATTAGCATTCATGGATACTGACTTAAAACGCACATTCGCAACTGGTATTGCGGGAATCTCTCATGCGGCTGATAGTATCATGGCCATCAAACATGGTAACGTACAAGTAATCCGTGACGAAGATGGATTAGCAGTTGATTATGTACCACAAAATGAGTTCCCAACTTACGGAAATGACAATGAAGAAGCAGATGCAATGGCAAACTGGATTTTAGACTACTTCATGACTCAAATTAAACGTCAACATACTTATAGAAACTCAACACCTACAACATCATTATTAACGATTACTTCTAATGTTGTTTATGGTAAAGCAACTGGTAACACACCAGACGGACGTCGTGCAGGTAAACCATTAGCACCAGGTGCTAACCCAAGTTACCAAGACGGTAAATTCTTAGGTGAGAAAAATGGTCTTTTAGCATCATTAAACTCAACTGCAAGACTTGCTTATACATCAGCTTTAGATGGTATCTCAAATACTCAAACAATTAACCCTAATGGTTTGGGTAAAGATGATGATACTCGTATTAACAACTTACGTAACGTAATGGATGGTTACTTCGATAGAGGAGGATATCACTTGAACGTGAACGTCTTTACAACAGATTTATTATTAGACGCTCAAGCTCATCCAGAAAAATATCCCAACTTAACTATCCGTGTATCTGGATACGCAGTTAAATTCCGTGATTTGACTCCAGAACAACAAGCAGACGTTATTTCTCGTACTGCTCATGATAGAATGTAATTAAACAATTCGTAAAATAAGAGGATGGCTGTTTTGGCGGTCATCCTTTTTTAAAAGCAAAGTTAGGAAGTGACGATAATGACAAAATCAGTAACAGGAAGAATTCACTCAACAGAA contains:
- the pflB gene encoding formate C-acetyltransferase, with amino-acid sequence MGYWDGFKGSKWRTTVDVRDFIQANYTEYKGDDSFLEPAADSTEKLWTKLQELFEVQHEQNGVYDMDNNIPATVTSHEPGYLIKEEEKIVGLQTDVPLKQAFMPFGGINMANNALVSNGYEVDDEMTNIFTNWRKTHNQGVFDAYTPEMRAARKNKIITGLPDAYGRGRIIGDYRRLALYGIDFLIAEKKKDLSNVGNKVMTDDVIRLREEVSDQIKALVDIKEMATYYGFDISKPAKNAQEAIQWVYFGYLAAIKSQNGAAMSIGRISAFLDIYIQRDLENGVINEAEAQELIDHLIMKLRMVKFARTPEYNQLFSGYPIWATLSIAGMGIDGRSLVTKNDFRILHTLTNMGPSPEPNLTVLYSSHLPEGFRTYAAKIAKESSSIQFENDDLLRANWGSDDCAIACCVSATVMGKDMQFFGARANLAKAVLYAINGGVDEVTKAQVAPRFRPMTGDTLNYDDFITRYKDILDWLAELYVNTLNVIHYMHDKYAYEAPQLAFMDTDLKRTFATGIAGISHAADSIMAIKHGNVQVIRDEDGLAVDYVPQNEFPTYGNDNEEADAMANWILDYFMTQIKRQHTYRNSTPTTSLLTITSNVVYGKATGNTPDGRRAGKPLAPGANPSYQDGKFLGEKNGLLASLNSTARLAYTSALDGISNTQTINPNGLGKDDDTRINNLRNVMDGYFDRGGYHLNVNVFTTDLLLDAQAHPEKYPNLTIRVSGYAVKFRDLTPEQQADVISRTAHDRM